Proteins encoded together in one Lathyrus oleraceus cultivar Zhongwan6 chromosome 5, CAAS_Psat_ZW6_1.0, whole genome shotgun sequence window:
- the LOC127081753 gene encoding uncharacterized protein LOC127081753, protein MASNEDHPHGDETVGGAEREIKRGITVMKKVIRDRDRGVLIKVHWNEGGQLIEPNGSTLTSFIGALVRNEVPITCDNWRNKQLNEAKDKIWSEIKRCFDIEENRRDHCLKLAGKLLRGFRTFLSTTFLRDTEGTFVDAELPSKYASLISPKEWETFKSKRKTQEFKSVSETNRQRASSPAYPYRKGRVGYGRLEQSILTKENSSETSLPAHVLWKEARVGKDGKIKEDVQQIFEKCETLSQSIVPYEDTDCRSILSRALDVPEYSGRVRGKGFGITQKSLNIKKQKTPSNKELQQTLEALKAEVLELRKERERDRAAGFKDTSDKDSINCNFQPTIPEGISPCHLYLARPTYRMVGKGKVHNNLGELLHTKPLPTGSLKVSVDIALEKDALLPHPDDVSDATLLGDAIGSFVAWPTGLIIVGYETPTKSKAKDKGIAREIESVASQKEIPVAKKTEISKRTGAKKKNPSKYRACLHTYLETTGISDGCVRLIPMDGAIFGFEYAEPLGKEDFDQILYHTQLSVGVINTYMRYLYDKLMGPRGLEQRFSFLNPMKTNLTEMIRKPDEVRTYVVERFMADTDREKLFFLPFNIGDGGHWLLVAINPFKEIVYYLDSLHNDWTTYPAMKMIVDTIIQTVRAQRKIQVPKRKANNITWNRVECPRQRNNIDCGYYTLRFMKETLLMDRTDIPSDYFDEYRCAYYSKDQLDEIKEELCQFIIELQVI, encoded by the exons ATGGCTAGTAACGAGGATCACCCACATGGTGATGAGACCGTTGGTGGTGCGGAAAGGGAAATTAAACGTGGAATAACGGTTATGAAGAAAGTTATTCGAGATAGAGATCGAGGCGTTTTAATAAAAGTGCATTGGAACGAAGGTGgacaactaattgagcctaacggttcaacATTGACAAGTTTTATTGGTGCATTGGTAAGGAATGAAGTTCCAATTACTTGTGATAATTGGAGAAATAAACAATTGAACGAAGCTAAAGACAAAATatggagtgagataaag AGGTGTTTCGACATCGAAGAAAACAGAAGAGATCATTGTCTCAAATTGGCCGGAAAGTTACTAAGAGGGTTTAGAACCTTTTTATCAACCACCTTTCTTAGGGATACGGAAGGTACTTTTGTTGATGCAGAGCTTCCATCTAAATATGCAAGTTTGATTTCACCTAAAGAATGGGAAACGTTTAAATCCAAACGAAAAACCCAAGAATTTAAGAGTGTAAGTGAAACAAACCGGCAAAGAGCATCAAGTCCGGCGTATCCCTATAGAAAAGGGCGTGTTGGATATGGACGCTTAGAGCAGTCTATA TTAACAAAGGAGAATAGTTCTGAAACATCTCTTCCggcacatgttttgtggaaggaagcccgtgtcGGTAAGGATGGAAAGATTAAAGAAGACGTTCAACAAATATTTGAGAAATGT GAGACTCTATCTCAATCTATAGTTCCATATGAAGACACTGATTGCAGGAGCATACTGAGTCGAGCATTAGATGTTCCcgagtattctggtcgggtgaggggcAAGGGATTTGGGATCACTCAAAAATCCTTGaatattaaaaaacaaaagaCTCCTAGCAATAAAGAACTGCAACAAACTTTGGAAGCATTAAAAGCTGAAGTTCTTGAATTAAGAAAGGAAAGAGAAAGAGATCGAGCAGCGGGTTTTAAAGATACTAGTGACAAAGATAGTATCAATTGTAATTTTCAACCGACTATTCCAGAG ggcatttcaccttgtcacCTCTACTTAGCGAGACCGACttatcggatggttggcaaggggAAAGTTCATAACAATTTGGGTGAATTACTTCACACTAAACCGCTCCCTACTGGATCTTTGAAAGTCTCGGTTGATATTGCTTTGGAGAAGGATGCGTTATTACCACATCCTGACGATGTTTCGGATGCAACTTTATTGGGAGATGCCATAGGTTcatttgttgcatggccgacagGCCTCATTAtcgtaggatatgag actcccacaaaatccaaagCAAAAGATAAGGGGATTGCGCGGgaaatcgagtcagttgcatcgCAAAAAGAG ATTCCTGTTGCTAAGAAGACTGAAATTTCCAAGAGGACCGGGGCTAAAAAGAAAAATCCTTCCAAGTATAGAGCGTGCCTCCATACATATTTAGAAACGACAGGTATTTCGGATGGATGTGTTCGTTTAATACCTATGGATGGAGCTATTTTTGGTTTTGAGTATGCCGAGCCATTGGGTAAAGAggattttgatcaaattttgtATCATACGCAATTAAGCGTTGGTGTTATCAACACATACATGAG GTATTTATATGACAAATTGATGGGTCCGCGTGGGTTGGAGCAAAGATTCTCATTCTTAAATCCCATGAAAACGAACTTAACCGAAATGATAAGAAAACCAGATGAAGTCAGGACGTATGTAGTCGAGCGCTTTATGGCCGACACAGATAGAGAAAAGTTGTTCTTTTTACCGTTTAATATCGGCGACGG tggacattggttgttggTCGCGATAAATCCTTTTAAAGAAATTGTGTATTATTTGGATTCTTTACAcaatgattggacaacataccctGCTATGAAGATGATAGTTGACAC CattatacaaactgttcgagcACAAAGAAAAATTCAAGTACCAAAGAGAAAAGCCAATAACATTACATGGAATAGAGTGGAG TGTCCTCGACAGCGTAATAATATAGATTGTGGATATTACACGTTGAGGTTTATGAAAGAAACTCTTCTTATGGATCGAACAGATATTCCATCTGAT tactttgatgaatatAGATGTGCTTATTACTCAAAAGATCAGTTGGATGAAATTAAAGaggaattgtgtcaattcattatcGAGCTACAG GTTATATAG